A segment of the uncultured Desulfobulbus sp. genome:
TCTTGGTTATGCCATGCAGCGAGGCCGCTGGTGTATGATTCAGGGGTTCCGCGAGCCGCACATGACCGGTGACTGCAAGATGGCCAAATCCGTTGCCCTGTCCATCCTGATCGTCGCCATCGGTGCCATGGTTCTCAAATACAGCGTTCCCGTCCGATTTGACGGCGACCCCGTGCTTGATCCGATGAACTATGTTCGCGGTACCTTTGGTTGGGGTGGTGTTGTCGGTGGCTTTATCTTTGGTCTGGGCGCCATGCTCGCCGGCGGTTGCGGTTCCGGTACCCTGTGGCGTGTCGGTGAGGGACAGATCAAACTGTGGTTGGTTGTGCCCTTTTTCGCCCTGTCCAACTCCCTGATGACCACCTGGTTCAAGGCATTCAGCTTCGAGGAGAAAGGCTATCTGGGAAGTTATGTCTACATCCCCGATGTCATGGGATACGGCTGGACCCTGGCGCTGATAGCCGGGTTTGTAACCCTGTGGTACCTGGTTGTGACCTGGAACGAGGATACCAACAGACTGTTGCTGCCGATGTGATCCCCAGCGGTTAGGCAATGCAAAAAGGGCGGTATCCGTATGGGTGCCGCCCTTTTTTTTTCCTGAACAACGATCTATGAATAAAAAGACAACCGCACAGCGATCAAGCCTGCGCCGCAGAATTCTGGCAGTGCGCAATGGGATATCCGCCAGGGATCGGGCATTGCTTGATGGCCGAATTTTGCAGAGGATTTTGGCCTTGTCGGTCGTGCAGGAGAAGACCTGTTTTTTTATCTACTGCAGTTACCAGACAGAGGTCGCCACCGAAACCTTGATAGACGCGCTGCTCGCCCAGGGAAAAACCGTCACCGTCCCCCTCACCGATGCGGTCAACTCCAGCATGCAGGCAGTGGTCGTTAGAGAGCCAAAAAAGGAGTTGTTCCCCGGTTACAAAAACATTCCCGAACCAGATCCCAGGATTGTACCGCAGCGGATCGTTCCCCCAGAGTGTATCGAGGTCGCCCTCATTCCGGGATCGGTTTTCGATCGTCAGGGCAACAGGCTCGGCTATGGCGGGGGCTATTATGATAGGTTTCTCGCCCTTCAGGCCCCTCAAGCCCTGCGCATCGGCCTGGCCTACGGATTTCAGGTGGTTGAACGTCTTCCCGCCCAGCTCCACGATGTTCCCATGGATATACTGGTGACGGAGAGCGATCTCTTCAGTTGGTCGCGAGACAGGACCCCTTAGTCTCTTCAACCCGCAGCGTTGCACCGTTAAGTGCCAGGTTACCCAGGAACTGGCGGGTACAGCGCTCCCAGGAATACTGGGTCGCCAACTGGCGGCAGCTGTCGCGGGACACATCCAGTGCCCGCAGGCAGGCCGCCTGAAGATCGCTATCCAGACAGCCGTTGACCCCTTCACGGACCAGATACCTGGGGCCTGTCACCGGAAAGGCCGCCACCGGCACGCCGCAGGCATTGGCCTCGAGCAAGACCACACCAAAGGTATCGGTCAGGCTGGGGAAGACGAACACATCCGCCTGTGCCAGGTGATGGACGAGATCCTCATTGCGTTTGGCGCCGAAAAATCGGACCTGGGGGTAGTTCGCCCGTAGAAGATTCAGGCTCGGTCCATCGCCGATCACCCATTTTTTCCCCGGCAATTGCAAATCGAGAAAGGCGCACAAATTCTTTTCCGGCGCCACCCGCCCCACATAGACAAAATGGGGTTCCCTGTTGATCGGCAGGTTCTCTTCCCTTGGTCGAAACAACCGGGTATCCACGCCGCGCGTCCAGGGGACCAGATGGGAAAATTTCCGAGCAGCCAGCTCATCGATAATGGTCGGTGCGGCCATGGTGCGCTCGGCGGCCTGATGAAACCCGCGGATGAGGGCATAGCTCATGGCCATGGGCACCGGCGCCCGCATGCGTACATACTCGGGAAAGCGGGTGTGGTAGGAGGTGGTGAATTTCAATCCGAGTTTGCGGCAGCTGCGGCGGGTGGTCCAGCCGATCGGTCCTTCGGTGGCAACATGGACCGCTTCGGGGGCAAACTGGTTGAGCATTTTGCCGATGGAAGCTCCGCTGACCATGGACAGGCGGATTTCCGGATAGGTCGGGCAGGGAAAGGTCTTGAACTGATCAGGACTGAGCACCATCACCTCATGCCCCCAGGAACGAAGGGTCTCCGTGGTCCGGGTGAGGGTGGTCACCACCCCGTTAATTTGTGGATGCCAGGCATCTGTTGCGATACAGATCTTCATATTTTTTCCCGCGGGCGGCCTCGAGAAGGGGTTGTTGATTATGCCATTCAATGACACCCAGTCGACCGGTCTGATTTTCGGCAAGAGCGGTGCAGCTCTCCACCCAGTCGCCGGCATTGCTGTAGAGGACCTTGTTGATTTCTCGAATGCCGGCCCGGTGAATATGGCCGCAGATCAAACCGTCCACTCGATAGATGCTTGCCTCCTGGGCAACGACCTCCTCGAATTTTCCCATATAGTTGACCACGATCTTGACCTGATGCTTGAGCCAGGAAGAGAGCGATTTATATTCCCGCTTCACGGTTTTCCGGCCCATGTTGAACCAGCGGTTGAGCACCAACAGCATTTCATAGGCGGATGCGCCGATGGAGGCCAGCCAGGGGCTGTTCTGGACGATGGGGTCGAATTTATCGCCGTGAACCACCAGATAGCGTTTGCCG
Coding sequences within it:
- a CDS encoding 5-formyltetrahydrofolate cyclo-ligase; translation: MNKKTTAQRSSLRRRILAVRNGISARDRALLDGRILQRILALSVVQEKTCFFIYCSYQTEVATETLIDALLAQGKTVTVPLTDAVNSSMQAVVVREPKKELFPGYKNIPEPDPRIVPQRIVPPECIEVALIPGSVFDRQGNRLGYGGGYYDRFLALQAPQALRIGLAYGFQVVERLPAQLHDVPMDILVTESDLFSWSRDRTP
- a CDS encoding glycosyltransferase family 1 protein; the protein is MKICIATDAWHPQINGVVTTLTRTTETLRSWGHEVMVLSPDQFKTFPCPTYPEIRLSMVSGASIGKMLNQFAPEAVHVATEGPIGWTTRRSCRKLGLKFTTSYHTRFPEYVRMRAPVPMAMSYALIRGFHQAAERTMAAPTIIDELAARKFSHLVPWTRGVDTRLFRPREENLPINREPHFVYVGRVAPEKNLCAFLDLQLPGKKWVIGDGPSLNLLRANYPQVRFFGAKRNEDLVHHLAQADVFVFPSLTDTFGVVLLEANACGVPVAAFPVTGPRYLVREGVNGCLDSDLQAACLRALDVSRDSCRQLATQYSWERCTRQFLGNLALNGATLRVEETKGSCLATN
- a CDS encoding UDP-2,3-diacylglucosamine diphosphatase, which translates into the protein MAPQHFRSIWISDLHLGTRNLQNEKLLDFLLQTESEFLYLVGDIFDLLQAQKRWHWPKINDQIVATILAKAASGTKVIYIPGNHDHMLRKFHGCTFNNIRIQNSAIHQTVDGKRYLVVHGDKFDPIVQNSPWLASIGASAYEMLLVLNRWFNMGRKTVKREYKSLSSWLKHQVKIVVNYMGKFEEVVAQEASIYRVDGLICGHIHRAGIREINKVLYSNAGDWVESCTALAENQTGRLGVIEWHNQQPLLEAARGKKYEDLYRNRCLASTN